One part of the Amphiprion ocellaris isolate individual 3 ecotype Okinawa chromosome 24, ASM2253959v1, whole genome shotgun sequence genome encodes these proteins:
- the zdbf2 gene encoding DBF4-type zinc finger-containing protein 2 has translation MSDSSDEDEPRKAENSSRMWAESQPGPSRCQPSRQGYCGYCRVLYSNLDQHLSSLKHLDSVRSSSRGSSTVSSASSRSKLTLLERFLQDVMQHHPHRYNDPRPSHADLPSVSAPPLPRAELDELRFSDDDSRSRGTREHLPSSDDASCQGANQQPDDGILSQSGERADKERLSAPITEQEEGGKRLPQAPPPCSQTPPPQCQAPPSVHRKAHRKTNRRKTSDSSASSQPRRGPGPNQDPRLQIPSDQRVQTPSDQRVQTPSDSRLQTPSDQRLQTPSDQRVQTPSDQRVQTPSDSRLQTSSDPMLQTPLDPRLQTSSDSRLQTPLDPRLQTPSDRRLQTPSDPRLQTPLDRRLQTPSDRTLQTPLDPRLQAPSDPRIQTPSDPRLWLSWQKQRREAQKEETFSSDHSDLLDQTIEEVIQVFCHGISSTPCQQEETESFHLSLPVSMETHSDDWDSPVQVVFQRGHTPGDAPVQVAHTEGQDLSRLMDVQVDLEDQVYSYQLDSALHSDSRPRGGARRDPGFWGLPIEEVLPAPERIPESFRGKSWAQIEQEDEEKVDRLVRQFRRGRFLCYFDSESLARYGRRDRKGRVQSKETEQDSGVLPLLEQDSESVYVRRRRRGRRRSCRLASRCQVVKVSHSTQTVRLVVPAVHQLTAEAPPSNIPAANQDAAERTPEVQAWHCLPPSYYNIITPVQPRTSLVYLLCSPSGPAPACTPAPGSAPKRCRKRRRPLDQQRLKVKYKQLPVRFYEPGTNRILKNPPKGLTWRRGSAPTGPPPPCVRQLFRSLSPDLNTDRPAGEGSSKVKGHSNGGGFLLSTLSRDSPQTDMVRRRGRTSPAPSPSLDSRFERGRGGRKTRPPTSKRRTRAQATPPQPRREGLRRAGPAPLSSIPPSSRRGRGRRGRR, from the exons ATGTCAGACTCCTCAGATGAAg ATGAACCGAGGAAGGCGGAGAATAGCAGCAG AATGTGGGCGGAGTCACAGCCAGGTCCATCCAGGTGTCAGCCAAGCAGACAGGGTTACTGTGGATACTGCAGAGTCCTGTACAGTAACCTGGACCAG CACCTGTCCAGCCTCAAACACCTGGATTCAGTCCGGTCGTCCTCCAGAGGCTCCAGCACCGTCTcctcagccagcagcagaagcaAACTAACCCTGCTGGAGCGCTTCCTGCAGGACGTCATGCAGCACCACCCGCACCGCTACAACGACCCCAG GCCGTCCCACGCTGACCTCCCATCAGTCTCCGCCCCTCCGTTGCCGAGGGCGGAGCTTGATGAACTCCGTTTCTCTGATGACGACAGTCGGTCTCGAGGCACCCGGGAACACCTGCCCAGCTCTGATGATGCTTCCTGTCAGGGAGCCAATCAGCAGCCAGACGACGGCATCCTCAGCCAGTCAGGCGAGAGGGCGGATAAGGAGAGACTGTCGGCACCAAtcacagagcaggaggaaggagggaaacGCTTACCACAAGCACCTCCCCCATGTTCACAAACCCCGCCTCCACAGTGTCAGGCTCCGCCCTCTGTCCACAGGAAAGCCCACAGGAAGACCAACAGGAGGAAAACCAGCGACTCCTCGGCCTCCTCACAGCCTCGCAGGGGTCCAGGTCCCAACCAGGACCCAAGGCTCCAGATCCCCTCAGACCAGAGGGTCCAGACCCCCTCAGACCAGAGGGTCCAGACCCCCTCGGACTCGAGGCTCCAGACTCCATCAGACCAGAGGCTCCAGACCCCCTCAGACCAGAGGGTCCAGACCCCATCAGACCAGAGGGTCCAGACCCCCTCAGACTCGAGGCTCCAGACCTCCTCAGACCCGATGCTCCAGACCCCCTTAGACCCAAGGCTCCAGACCTCCTCAGACTCAAGGCTCCAGACCCCCTTAGACCCAAGGCTTCAGACCCCCTCGGACCGGAGGCTCCAGACCCCCTCAGATCCGAGGCTCCAGACTCCCTTAGACCGGAGGCTCCAGACCCCCTCGGACCGGACGCTCCAGACCCCCTTAGACCCAAGGCTCCAGGCCCCCTCAGACCCGAGGATCCAGACTCCCTCAGACCCGAGGCTGTGGCTGAGCTGGCAAAAGCAGAGGAGGGAGGCTCAGAAGGAGGAGACATTCTCCTCGGACCACAGCGACCTTCTGGACCAGACCATCGAGGAG GTGATCCAGGTGTTCTGTCACGGCATCAGTTCCACTCCCTGCCAGCAGGAGGAGACGGAGAGCTTCCATCTCAGCCTTCCTGTCTCCATGGAAACACACAGTGATGACTGGGACTCACCTGTGCAG GTGGTTTTCCAACGAGGTCACACACCTGGTGACGCACCTGTCCAGGTGGCTCACACCGAGGGGCAGGACCTGAGCCGTCTCATGGACGTCCAGGTAGACCTGGAGGACCAGGTGTACTCGTACCAGCTGGACTCTGCGCTCCACAGCGACAGCCGACCCAGGGGCGGGGCCAGGCGGGACCCGGGGTTCTGGGGTCTGCCCATCGAGGAGGTGCTGCCGGCCCCGGAGCGGATCCCAGAGTCCTTCAGGGGGAAGAGCTGGGCACAGATCGAGCAGGAGGACGAGGAGAAGGTGGACAGGCTGGTCCGGCAGTTCAGACGAGGACGCTTCCTCTGCTACTTCGACTCCGAGTCGCTGGCCAG GTACGGCAGGAGGGACAGGAAGGGGCGTGTCCAGTCCAAAGAGACGGAGCAAGACTCAGGTGTGCTGCCGCTGTTGGAGCAGGACAGTGAGTCTGTGTACGTGAGGAGAAGGAGGCGGGGCCGGAGGCGGAGCTGCAGACTGGCGTCCAGGTGTCAG GTGGTTAAAGTTAGTCACAGCACTCAGACCGTTCGATTGGTCGTCCCAGCTGTCCATCAGCTGACTGCAGAGGCCCCACCCAGCAACATCCCTGCAGCCAATCAGGATGCAGCAGAGAGGACCCCTGAGGTGCAGGCGTGGCACTGCCTCCCCCCGTCGTACTACAACATCATCACACCTGTGCAGCCACGCACCTCCCTGGTCTACCTGCTCTGTTCCCCCTCAGGCCCTGCCCCTGCCTGCACACCTGCCCCAGGCTCTGCCCCCAAACGctgcaggaagaggaggcgtcCGCTGGACCAGCAGAGGTTAAAGGTCAAATACAAGCAGCTCCCGGTGCGATTCTACGAGCCCGGAACCAACCGCATCCTGAAGAACCCGCCCAAAGGCCTCACCTGGCGCCGAGGCTCCGCCCCCACCGGCCCCCCGCCGCCCTGCGTCCGTCAGCTGTTCCGGAGTCTGAGTCCGGACCTGAACACCGACAGACCGGCAGGGGAGGGGTCCTCCAAGGTCAAAGGTCACAGCAACGGCGGCGGCTTCCTCCTGAGCACGCTCAGTAGGGATTCACCTCAGACTGACATGGTCAGGAGGCGGGGCAGGACGTCCCCAGCGCCGTCCCCGTCCCTCGACAGCAGATTTGAACGGGGGAGGGGCGGCAGGAAGACACGCCCCCCGACCTCCAAGAGACGAACCAGGGCTCAAGCCACACCCCCACAGCCCAGGAGGGAGGGGCTACGCAGGGCAGGACCCGcccccctctcctccatcccCCCCTCATCCCGCAGGGGAAGGGGCCGGAGGGGACGCAGGTAG
- the eef1b2 gene encoding elongation factor 1-beta translates to MGFGDLKSASGLKVLNDFMSDRSYIEGYVPSQADVAVFEVLSAPPPADLCHALRWFNHIKSYQNQKNSLPGVKKPLGQYGPAGVADTTSGSAPTADDDDDDDDIDLFGSDNEEDAEAARLKEQRLAEYAAKKAKKPALIAKSSILLDVKPWDDETDMAKLEECVRSIQMDGLVWGQSKLVPVGYGIKKLQIGCVVEDDKVGTDILEEHITAFEDFVQSMDVAAFNKI, encoded by the exons ATGGGCTTCGGTGACCTGAAATCCGCCTCCGGCCTCAAAGTGCTGAATGACTTCATGTCGGACCGCAGCTACATAGAGGG gtACGTTCCCTCTCAGGCTGACGTGGCAGTCTTCGAGGTGCTCTCAGCTCCGCCCCCTGCTGACCTGTGCCACGCCCTCCGCTGGTTCAACCATATCAAGTCCTACCAGAACCAGAAGAACAG TCTGCCAGGTGTGAAGAAGCCTCTGGGTCAGTACGGCCCAGCAGGTGTGGCCGACACCACCTCAGGCTCCGCCCCCACAGCAGACGACGACGATGATGACGACGACATCGACCTGTTTGGCTCTGACAACGAG GAAGACGCCGAGGCCGCCAGGCTGAAGGAGCAGCGTCTGGCCGAGTACGCCGCCAAGAAGGCCAAGA AGCCCGCCCTCATCGCCAAATCTTCGATCCTATTGGACGTGAAGCCGTGGGACGACGAGACGGACATGGCCAAGCTGGAGGAGTGTGTTCGCAGTATCCAGATGGACGGCCTGGTCTGGGGGCAGT CCAAGCTGGTCCCGGTGGGCTATGGCATCAAGAAGCTGCAGATTGGCTGCGTGGTGGAAGATGACAAG GTGGGCACAGACATCCTGGAGGAGCACATCACAGCCTTCGAGGACTTCGTTCAGTCGATGGATGTGGCAGCTTTCAACAAGATCTGA
- the arl11 gene encoding ADP-ribosylation factor-like protein 11, with product MGQGRSSYCPQVILMGLDSAGKSTLLARLLTGQVMETSPTVGFNVGTLDLDKKTSLTVWDVGGQRSMRPNWRFYLDSCQALVFVVDSSDPGRIPEAQKALKKVLSDERLRGVPLMVLANKKDLPNSMTIREVSRQLDLPSYGDRLWEIQACSALQGLGLQQAFLSVHKLIKRS from the exons atgggtCAGGGTCGCTCCTCCTACTGTCCTCAG gtgatcCTCATGGGCCTGGACTCTGCTGGGAAGTCCACTCTGCTGGCCAGACTGCTGACTGGACAG GTGATGGAGACGTCCCCGACTGTCGGCTTCAATGTGGGAACCCTGGACCTGGACAAGAAGACGTCTCTGACGGTGTGGGACGTCGGAGGACAGAGGAGCATGAGACCCAACTGGAG GTTCTACCTGGACTCCTGTCAGGCTCTGGTCTTCGTGGTGGACAGCAGTGATCCTGGTCGGATCCCAGAGGCCCAGAAGGCCCTGAAGAAGGTTCTGAGTGATGAGAGGCTGAGAGGAGTTCCTCTGATGGTTCTAGCCAACAAGAAGGATCTACCCAACTCCATGACCATACGGGAG GTCTCCAGACAGCTGGACCTCCCGTCCTACGGGGACCGTCTGTGGGAGATCCAGGCCTGCAGTGCTCTCCAGGGCCTGGGCCTCCAGCAGGCGTTCCTGTCGGTCCACAAACTGATCAAGAGGAGCTGA